In Deinococcus maricopensis DSM 21211, one genomic interval encodes:
- a CDS encoding M20 family metallopeptidase: MPSMTRPDTFDVPAMLRDLQTLVELESPSDDLDAVMRVQDHVDAWMRDLGADVHTLPGSTRRYTLGPQDRPVLILMHADTVWPHGTLGRLPFRIEDDRAYGPGTYDMKGGIVMAVHALRAVRGQLPHGIEVLLTPDEETGSASSRAHIEDAAGHARAVLVVEPPVADTHALKTGRKGVGDYTLHLHGVASHAGNQPKLGASAVAEAARLILQVNDLGNDDLGTTVNATVIRGGTARNVIPADATVDIDVRVQRMSEAERVHAALHNLKTTDPRVTLSVAGDINRPPFERTDGTARLYSRAQAAARDLGFEVSEAFVGGGSDGNFTAPIAPTLDGLGAPGDGAHADHEHVRIDRLALHTALLARLILDPGVESA; encoded by the coding sequence ATGCCCAGCATGACCCGCCCCGACACGTTCGACGTGCCCGCCATGCTCCGCGACCTGCAGACCCTCGTGGAACTCGAATCGCCCAGCGACGACCTCGACGCCGTCATGCGCGTGCAGGACCACGTGGACGCCTGGATGCGCGACCTCGGCGCCGACGTCCACACCCTGCCTGGCAGCACCCGCCGCTACACCCTCGGCCCGCAGGACCGGCCCGTGCTGATCCTCATGCACGCCGACACCGTCTGGCCGCACGGCACGCTCGGCCGCCTCCCGTTCCGCATTGAGGACGACCGCGCGTACGGCCCCGGCACGTACGACATGAAAGGCGGCATCGTCATGGCCGTCCACGCGCTGCGCGCCGTGCGCGGCCAGCTGCCGCACGGCATCGAGGTGCTGCTCACGCCCGACGAGGAAACCGGCTCGGCCAGCAGCCGCGCCCACATCGAGGACGCTGCCGGGCACGCCCGCGCCGTCCTCGTCGTCGAGCCGCCTGTCGCGGACACGCACGCCCTCAAGACCGGCCGCAAAGGCGTCGGCGACTACACCCTGCACCTGCACGGCGTCGCCTCGCACGCCGGCAACCAGCCGAAACTCGGCGCGAGCGCCGTCGCCGAAGCCGCCCGCCTGATCCTGCAGGTCAACGACCTCGGCAACGACGACCTCGGCACCACCGTCAACGCCACCGTCATCCGGGGCGGCACCGCCCGCAACGTCATCCCCGCCGACGCCACCGTCGACATTGACGTGCGCGTGCAGCGCATGAGCGAAGCCGAACGCGTCCACGCCGCCCTGCACAACTTGAAAACCACCGACCCGCGCGTCACGCTCAGCGTCGCCGGTGACATCAACCGCCCCCCCTTCGAGCGCACCGACGGCACGGCCCGCCTGTACAGCCGCGCGCAGGCCGCCGCCCGCGACCTCGGCTTCGAGGTGAGTGAAGCGTTCGTCGGCGGCGGCAGCGACGGCAACTTCACGGCGCCCATCGCTCCTACCCTCGACGGCCTCGGCGCGCCCGGCGACGGCGCCCACGCCGACCACGAGCACGTCCGCATCGACCGCCTCGCCCTGCACACCGCGCTGCTCGCGCGCCTCATCCTCGACCCCGGCGTCGAATCCGCCTGA
- a CDS encoding dienelactone hydrolase family protein, with protein MRKHASLLAALPVLLAACGTTTSTLTTPAVTPQTLSGAATNPYERGPAPTTALLEAARGPYATASTTVPRSSVSDFGGATIYYPTSTADGTFGGVAISPGYTGTQASVAWLGPRLASHGFVVIVIDTLSRYDYPSSRGDQLRAALRYLTTSSAVRTRVDATRLAVMGHSMGGGGALEAAKDNPALKAAIPLTPWNTDKSWPELTTPTLIFGAQNDSVAPVSSHAIPFYTSLASTLPKAYLELRGASHGAPTSTNTTIAKYAVAWLKRFEDADRRYDPFLCPTPAVSTLLSDARSTCPFN; from the coding sequence ATGCGAAAACACGCCTCTCTGCTGGCCGCCCTGCCGGTCCTGCTCGCCGCGTGCGGCACGACCACCTCGACCCTCACCACGCCCGCCGTGACGCCCCAGACGCTGAGCGGCGCCGCCACCAACCCGTACGAACGCGGCCCCGCTCCCACCACCGCCCTGCTCGAAGCGGCCCGCGGACCGTACGCCACCGCCTCCACCACCGTGCCGCGCAGCAGCGTCAGCGACTTCGGCGGCGCCACCATCTACTACCCGACTAGCACCGCCGACGGCACCTTCGGCGGCGTCGCCATCTCGCCCGGGTACACCGGCACGCAGGCGAGCGTCGCGTGGCTCGGGCCGCGCCTCGCGTCGCACGGGTTCGTGGTCATCGTCATCGACACCCTCTCCCGCTACGACTACCCCTCCTCACGCGGGGACCAGCTGCGCGCCGCGCTGCGCTACCTCACGACCAGCAGTGCCGTGCGCACGCGCGTGGACGCCACCCGCCTCGCCGTCATGGGCCACAGCATGGGCGGCGGCGGCGCCCTCGAAGCCGCCAAGGATAACCCCGCCCTCAAAGCCGCCATTCCGCTCACGCCCTGGAACACCGACAAGTCCTGGCCGGAACTCACCACGCCGACCCTGATCTTCGGCGCGCAGAACGACAGCGTCGCGCCCGTCAGCTCGCACGCCATCCCGTTCTATACCAGCCTCGCCAGCACGCTTCCCAAGGCGTACCTGGAACTGCGCGGCGCCAGCCACGGCGCCCCCACCAGCACGAACACCACCATCGCCAAGTACGCTGTCGCGTGGCTCAAGCGCTTTGAGGACGCCGACCGCCGCTACGACCCGTTCCTGTGCCCCACGCCCGCCGTCAGCACCCTGCTGTCCGACGCGCGCAGCACCTGCCCGTTCAACTGA
- a CDS encoding RidA family protein — MTSEGPVVRLVQVPALGRAPGYSHVAEVRGGRTVYVSGQIAVDAQGRVVGEGDFRAQARQVFENLRVALAAVGLTFDAVVKLTFFLTDFAHLAAMREVRDEFVNTAAPPASSAVQVSRLVHEALLIEVEAVAAAP; from the coding sequence ATGACGTCTGAAGGGCCGGTCGTTCGGTTGGTGCAGGTGCCCGCGCTGGGGCGCGCGCCCGGGTACTCGCACGTGGCGGAGGTGCGCGGTGGGCGCACGGTGTACGTGTCCGGTCAGATCGCGGTGGACGCGCAGGGCCGCGTGGTGGGTGAGGGCGACTTCCGCGCGCAGGCGCGGCAGGTGTTCGAGAACCTCCGCGTGGCGCTCGCGGCGGTGGGCCTGACGTTCGACGCGGTCGTGAAGCTGACGTTCTTCCTGACGGATTTCGCGCACCTCGCGGCGATGCGGGAGGTGCGCGACGAGTTCGTGAACACGGCGGCGCCGCCGGCGAGCAGCGCTGTGCAGGTGTCGCGGCTGGTGCACGAGGCGCTGCTGATCGAGGTGGAGGCCGTCGCGGCCGCGCCGTGA
- a CDS encoding 3-deoxy-7-phosphoheptulonate synthase gives MTTPGTPTENLHVTTFEPVITPRELKTALPLTARAERTVLAARDAIRAILHGHDDRLLLILGPCSIHDEHAALDYAHRLAHLRERTRDRLELVMRVYVEKPRTTVGWRGFLTDPHMNGAYDLSTGLHRTRALMGRINELGLPVATELLDPFVPQYLFDLLAWGCLGARTVESQTHRVMASAVSAPMGFKNGTGGSVKLAVDAITAAKHPHAFFTITEDARACIVHTSGNPDGHVILRGGTPGPNFDAHSVADTEALLRAAGHHPAILVDCSHANSRSDHTRQAHVWRDVLQQRARGTTSLKGLMLESHLHPGKQPLTPAGQPLQYGVSVTDACLGWTDTEALVWDAYETLQ, from the coding sequence ATGACCACACCGGGAACGCCCACCGAGAACCTCCACGTCACCACCTTCGAACCCGTCATCACGCCGCGGGAACTGAAGACGGCGCTGCCGCTGACGGCGCGCGCGGAACGCACGGTGCTCGCCGCGCGCGACGCCATCCGCGCGATCCTGCACGGCCACGACGACCGCCTGCTGCTGATCCTCGGACCGTGCAGCATCCACGACGAGCACGCCGCCCTCGACTACGCTCACCGCCTCGCGCACCTCCGCGAACGCACCCGTGACCGCCTTGAGCTCGTCATGCGCGTGTACGTCGAGAAGCCCCGCACCACCGTCGGCTGGCGCGGCTTCCTCACCGACCCTCACATGAACGGCGCCTACGACCTCAGCACCGGCCTGCACCGCACGCGCGCACTGATGGGCCGCATCAACGAACTGGGGCTGCCCGTCGCCACGGAACTGCTCGACCCGTTCGTGCCGCAGTACCTGTTCGACCTGCTCGCGTGGGGGTGCCTGGGGGCGCGCACCGTCGAGAGCCAGACGCACCGCGTCATGGCGAGCGCCGTGAGTGCCCCCATGGGCTTCAAGAACGGCACGGGCGGCAGCGTCAAGCTCGCGGTGGACGCCATCACCGCCGCGAAGCACCCGCACGCATTCTTCACCATCACCGAGGACGCCCGCGCGTGCATCGTGCACACCAGCGGCAACCCGGACGGGCACGTGATCCTGCGGGGCGGCACGCCGGGCCCCAACTTCGACGCCCACAGCGTCGCCGACACCGAAGCCCTGCTGCGCGCTGCCGGGCATCACCCCGCCATCCTCGTCGACTGCTCCCACGCCAACAGCCGCAGCGACCACACCCGCCAGGCCCACGTCTGGCGCGACGTCCTTCAGCAGCGCGCCCGTGGCACCACCAGCCTCAAGGGCCTCATGCTCGAAAGTCACCTCCACCCCGGCAAGCAGCCCCTCACCCCCGCCGGTCAACCCCTCCAGTACGGCGTCAGCGTCACCGACGCCTGCCTCGGCTGGACCGACACCGAAGCCCTCGTCTGGGACGCCTACGAAACCCTCCAATAA